One stretch of Pedobacter riviphilus DNA includes these proteins:
- a CDS encoding DUF4293 domain-containing protein: protein MIQRIQSIWFFLAALTLVLMLFLPILTKNINGISYPILYTRGFATSWDAGEFIAINIKPIYPLLITNIAVALICFINIFNYKKRSFQKRFAIVSIILIGGFAFWCSIYAKELPGGIDGANFGIGAYLPAVAILFVVLGIFGINKDERLIRSAERLR from the coding sequence ATGATACAAAGAATACAATCTATCTGGTTTTTTTTAGCAGCTCTAACCTTAGTTTTAATGTTGTTTTTACCAATTTTAACCAAAAATATAAATGGAATCTCGTACCCAATACTGTACACAAGGGGTTTTGCTACAAGCTGGGATGCTGGTGAATTTATAGCCATTAACATTAAACCAATATACCCATTGCTAATCACCAATATCGCTGTTGCACTTATCTGTTTCATCAACATTTTCAACTATAAAAAGAGGAGTTTCCAAAAACGCTTCGCCATTGTTTCGATTATACTGATCGGTGGTTTTGCTTTTTGGTGCAGCATTTACGCCAAAGAACTTCCTGGCGGCATTGATGGTGCTAATTTCGGCATTGGAGCTTATTTACCAGCTGTAGCCATCCTATTTGTTGTACTGGGTATTTTCGGCATTAATAAAGACGAAAGATTGATCCGTTCGGCCGAAAGGTTACGATAA
- a CDS encoding ABC transporter ATP-binding protein, producing MAVTGDVYNTGLLKRIFQYVKPYRAVFVWSVILTILLAAISPVRPFLIKYTLDHYILTGNYSGLVNMTMLMIFMLILQTLIQYNHTLLTNTLGQSVIRDLRINVFNHITKLRLKFFDKTPIGQLITRTVSDLETIADIFSEGLISMIGDSLQVLVIVGVMLYTDWQLSLVVLLPIPLLIMATRKFQKAIKVAFQEIRNEVSNLNTFLQEHITGVSIVQYFAREKQEYRKFYAINKRYRDANIRSNWYYSIFFPVVELISAMSLGLLVWYGAKSILSKPLDVTPGTITQFIMYLGMVFTPIRQLADKFNTLQMGMVGAERVFKVLDTDETTLNNGIQKPAKLVGNIKFQNVWFAYNDDHYVLKDLNFEVKAGETVALVGATGAGKSSTINILNRFYEVKKGDITVDGIRIDDFELDYLRSHIATVLQDVFLFSDTILNNITLNNPEITIAEVVNAAKKVGAHDFIERLPGGYQYNVMERGATLSAGQAQLISFIRALVHNPAILVLDEATSSVDTETELLIQKAIDNLMEGRTSIVIAHRLSTIQKADQIIVLDKGEIKEKGTHQQLLKLNGYYKKLYDLQFSSKGIAKV from the coding sequence ATGGCAGTTACAGGCGACGTATATAACACCGGATTACTGAAACGTATTTTTCAATACGTAAAGCCTTACCGTGCCGTTTTTGTATGGTCGGTTATTTTAACTATTCTGCTTGCGGCCATTTCGCCCGTACGTCCGTTTTTGATTAAGTATACACTCGATCATTATATTTTAACAGGCAATTATTCTGGCCTGGTAAATATGACCATGCTGATGATCTTTATGTTGATCTTACAGACTTTGATCCAATATAACCATACGCTTTTAACCAATACACTAGGTCAGTCGGTTATCCGCGATTTGCGGATTAACGTTTTTAACCACATTACCAAACTCCGCCTTAAATTTTTCGATAAAACACCAATAGGGCAATTAATTACCAGAACTGTTTCTGATTTAGAAACCATTGCAGATATCTTTTCGGAAGGTTTAATTTCTATGATTGGCGACAGTTTGCAGGTGTTGGTAATTGTGGGCGTAATGTTATACACCGACTGGCAGTTAAGTTTAGTAGTGCTGTTGCCCATTCCGCTCTTAATTATGGCTACCCGAAAATTCCAGAAGGCGATTAAGGTTGCATTTCAGGAAATCAGGAATGAGGTTTCCAATCTGAATACCTTTTTACAAGAACATATAACAGGTGTTTCTATTGTTCAATACTTTGCAAGGGAGAAACAGGAGTACAGAAAATTCTACGCTATTAATAAACGTTATCGCGATGCCAATATCCGTTCTAACTGGTATTATTCTATATTTTTTCCGGTAGTGGAGCTAATCTCCGCCATGTCTTTAGGTTTATTGGTATGGTATGGCGCCAAAAGCATCCTGTCTAAACCTTTGGATGTAACACCCGGAACCATTACGCAGTTTATTATGTACCTGGGTATGGTATTTACACCAATCCGTCAACTGGCAGATAAGTTTAATACCCTACAGATGGGCATGGTGGGAGCCGAGCGTGTTTTTAAGGTTTTAGATACGGATGAAACTACACTAAATAACGGGATACAAAAACCTGCAAAATTGGTTGGTAATATCAAGTTCCAAAACGTTTGGTTTGCTTACAATGATGATCACTATGTGCTGAAAGACCTCAATTTTGAGGTAAAAGCTGGCGAAACCGTTGCTTTGGTTGGTGCAACAGGCGCAGGTAAATCTTCTACCATTAATATCCTGAACCGTTTTTATGAAGTGAAAAAAGGAGATATTACCGTTGATGGCATTCGTATAGACGATTTTGAGCTCGATTATCTGAGAAGCCATATTGCCACCGTACTTCAGGACGTTTTCTTGTTTTCGGATACCATTTTAAATAATATCACACTTAATAACCCCGAAATTACGATAGCAGAAGTGGTTAATGCGGCCAAAAAAGTTGGTGCACACGATTTTATCGAACGTTTACCCGGCGGTTATCAGTATAATGTGATGGAAAGAGGTGCTACGCTTTCAGCCGGTCAGGCGCAGCTAATTTCTTTTATCCGTGCGCTGGTGCACAACCCTGCTATTTTGGTTTTAGATGAAGCCACTTCATCAGTTGATACCGAAACAGAATTATTGATCCAGAAAGCCATTGATAATTTAATGGAAGGCAGAACCTCGATTGTAATTGCCCACCGTTTGTCGACCATCCAGAAGGCCGATCAGATTATAGTGCTCGATAAAGGCGAAATCAAAGAAAAAGGCACACACCAACAGCTCTTAAAATTAAACGGCTACTATAAAAAGCTTTACGATCTGCAATTCTCGTCAAAAGGGATTGCAAAAGTTTAG
- the dctA gene encoding C4-dicarboxylate transporter DctA: MTFIEFAKKVFSNLTFQVLLAIIIGIYVGAYFPGFAPTAKLISQGFINLISMLIAPIIFFTIVLGIAHMGDMKKVGRVGGKALLYFEIVSTVAIAIGLLVANVLKPGAGMIAKSGDATKIAGYAEQAKDMNWAEFFLHIIPHNIIASFAEGNILQILLFAILFGYGLNKLGADGTVVLNAFDKISKVLFKIMKLIMRLAPIGAFGGMAFSIGTHGLESIVGMAKLMGSVYLTCILFVFIVLNGICRYYKFSLWAYLKYIRQEILIVLGTSSSESALPSMMQKMEAIGCDKSVVGLVIPTGYSFNLDGTAIYLAMAVIFLCQVFHVDLTLGQQISILGVLMVTSKGAAGVTGSGFIVLVSTLTALKIMPIEHISILIGVDRFMSEARAITNVIGNGVATIVIAKSENQFDEEKYKKAIQPVMIEKAEEV, encoded by the coding sequence ATGACATTTATAGAATTTGCAAAGAAAGTATTCTCCAATTTAACCTTTCAGGTTTTACTTGCCATCATAATAGGAATCTATGTTGGTGCTTACTTTCCTGGTTTTGCACCTACGGCTAAATTAATCAGTCAGGGTTTTATCAACCTGATTAGTATGTTAATTGCGCCAATTATCTTTTTTACTATTGTTTTGGGCATCGCACATATGGGCGACATGAAAAAAGTAGGTAGGGTAGGTGGCAAAGCACTGCTATATTTCGAAATTGTAAGCACAGTAGCTATTGCAATTGGTTTATTGGTAGCCAATGTTTTAAAGCCAGGTGCGGGAATGATTGCTAAATCCGGCGATGCTACAAAAATTGCAGGTTATGCCGAGCAAGCAAAAGATATGAACTGGGCTGAGTTCTTTCTGCACATTATCCCGCATAATATTATTGCCTCATTTGCCGAAGGCAATATTTTGCAGATTTTATTATTTGCCATTCTTTTTGGTTATGGACTGAATAAACTGGGTGCCGATGGTACCGTAGTTTTGAATGCCTTTGATAAAATATCAAAGGTGTTGTTTAAAATTATGAAGCTGATTATGCGTTTAGCGCCAATTGGTGCTTTCGGCGGGATGGCTTTCAGTATCGGTACTCATGGCCTGGAAAGTATAGTTGGGATGGCCAAGCTTATGGGCTCAGTTTATTTAACTTGTATTCTGTTTGTTTTTATCGTTTTAAATGGAATTTGCCGATACTACAAATTTAGCCTATGGGCTTATCTGAAGTATATCCGACAGGAAATTTTAATTGTATTGGGTACCTCTTCTTCCGAATCGGCCTTGCCAAGTATGATGCAAAAAATGGAGGCCATTGGTTGCGATAAATCAGTTGTTGGCCTGGTTATCCCAACTGGCTATTCATTTAACCTCGATGGAACAGCAATTTATCTGGCCATGGCTGTTATATTTCTTTGCCAGGTTTTTCATGTCGATTTAACATTGGGGCAGCAGATTAGCATTTTAGGCGTCCTGATGGTTACTTCGAAAGGAGCCGCTGGCGTAACAGGAAGTGGATTTATCGTTTTGGTATCAACCTTAACCGCCCTTAAAATTATGCCGATTGAACATATCTCGATCTTAATCGGTGTAGACCGTTTTATGAGTGAAGCCAGAGCCATAACCAATGTAATTGGAAACGGTGTAGCTACCATCGTGATTGCTAAAAGCGAAAACCAGTTTGATGAAGAAAAGTATAAGAAGGCCATACAGCCCGTAATGATAGAAAAAGCGGAAGAGGTGTAG
- a CDS encoding methionine-R-sulfoxide reductase: MKTMLNKLFLLSAVVLITGLSACAQKQDKEAAKQPKEAEQIIPKKKMNWNPLTPEEERVIVNKGTEYPGTGKYEHTTDKGTYTCKRCNAALYRSESKFDAHCGWPAFDDEIKGAVKRIPDADGSRTEIVCANCGAHLGHVFLGEGFTNKDTRHCVNSISMNFVPDKK; the protein is encoded by the coding sequence ATGAAAACGATGTTAAATAAACTATTTTTGCTTTCCGCTGTTGTTTTAATAACAGGTCTTTCTGCCTGCGCTCAAAAACAGGATAAGGAAGCTGCGAAACAACCAAAGGAAGCAGAACAAATCATACCAAAGAAGAAAATGAACTGGAATCCATTAACACCCGAAGAAGAAAGAGTAATTGTAAATAAAGGCACAGAATACCCTGGTACAGGTAAATATGAGCATACAACAGATAAAGGAACTTATACCTGTAAACGTTGTAATGCGGCCTTATACCGTTCAGAAAGCAAGTTCGATGCACATTGTGGCTGGCCTGCTTTCGACGACGAAATTAAAGGTGCTGTAAAGCGTATTCCTGATGCCGATGGCTCGCGTACAGAAATTGTTTGCGCCAACTGTGGTGCCCATTTAGGTCACGTATTTTTGGGCGAAGGGTTTACCAATAAAGACACCCGTCATTGTGTAAATTCGATCTCAATGAACTTCGTGCCAGATAAAAAATAA
- a CDS encoding carboxylesterase family protein, producing MQIKLNYAFAVFFLCGILSCNKSIHTFGKTKIEKSIDSIYLKQRIAEIKSLNTDVFAKGSFKGTTDTPIVYRLLKPKSTNRKLPLVIVFHGSNAVGNDNTSQLGILAKLFATDEIQAKYPAFVLAHQFPSRSSNYILDQKRNVLTSVPQPCLTTALQLIDSLKNTLNIDEDRIYLIGFSMGASSVINALSLKPDLFAAGISISGIPQFDKVKTLTNIPIWLIHGNMDTENPFNSDEKFFEEVRYNNRTRFWEFDNLAHNDIFAPAILTDELPKWLFKNKRK from the coding sequence ATGCAGATTAAATTAAATTATGCTTTTGCTGTGTTTTTCCTTTGCGGAATCTTATCATGCAACAAAAGCATCCACACTTTTGGAAAAACCAAAATCGAAAAAAGTATCGATTCTATCTATCTTAAACAGAGAATAGCCGAAATAAAAAGTTTAAATACCGATGTTTTTGCCAAAGGATCATTCAAAGGTACTACCGATACACCAATTGTATACCGCTTATTAAAACCAAAAAGTACGAACAGGAAACTTCCACTGGTAATTGTATTTCATGGATCAAACGCAGTTGGAAACGATAATACGAGCCAGCTTGGCATTTTGGCAAAACTATTTGCCACGGATGAAATACAGGCGAAATACCCAGCCTTTGTTTTAGCACATCAGTTCCCTTCCCGTTCGTCTAATTATATATTGGATCAAAAAAGGAATGTACTGACTTCGGTACCACAACCTTGCCTAACAACTGCATTACAACTGATCGACAGCTTAAAAAATACTTTAAATATTGATGAGGACAGGATTTACCTGATCGGTTTTTCGATGGGGGCTTCTTCGGTGATCAATGCCTTATCGTTAAAACCCGATTTATTTGCTGCGGGTATAAGCATTTCGGGAATACCGCAATTCGACAAAGTAAAAACACTAACGAACATTCCGATTTGGTTGATACACGGAAATATGGATACCGAGAACCCTTTTAATAGTGACGAAAAGTTTTTTGAAGAGGTAAGATACAACAACAGAACGAGGTTTTGGGAATTCGACAATCTGGCCCACAACGATATTTTTGCTCCCGCAATTTTAACTGATGAACTGCCCAAGTGGTTATTCAAAAACAAACGTAAATAG
- the sucD gene encoding succinate--CoA ligase subunit alpha, with product MSVLVNKDSKVIVQGFTGNEGTYHAEQMLAYGTNVVGGVTPGKGGQLHLEKPVFNTVKDAVDKTGANVSIIFVPPAFAADAIMEAAEGGIKVIVCITEGIPTKDMIQVKEYIADRDVTLIGPNCPGVITADEAKIGIMPGFIFKKGHVGVVSKSGTLTYEAVDQVVKAGLGITTAIGIGGDPIIGTPTVEAVKLLMNDPETHGIIMIGEIGGGMEAEAARWIKEHGTKPVVGFIAGQTAPPGRRMGHAGAIVGGADDTAAAKMKIMRECGIRVVESPAEIGAAMAEELAK from the coding sequence ATGAGCGTTTTAGTAAATAAAGATTCTAAGGTTATCGTTCAGGGTTTTACCGGAAACGAAGGAACTTACCACGCTGAGCAGATGCTGGCCTATGGTACAAACGTAGTTGGTGGTGTAACGCCTGGCAAAGGTGGGCAATTGCATTTAGAAAAGCCTGTTTTTAATACTGTTAAAGATGCCGTTGATAAAACGGGTGCAAATGTATCTATCATTTTTGTGCCACCAGCTTTTGCTGCTGATGCAATTATGGAAGCTGCCGAAGGCGGTATTAAAGTTATTGTTTGTATTACTGAAGGTATCCCAACTAAGGATATGATTCAGGTTAAAGAATATATTGCTGACCGTGATGTTACACTTATCGGCCCTAACTGCCCGGGTGTAATTACTGCTGATGAAGCTAAAATTGGTATTATGCCAGGCTTTATCTTCAAAAAAGGTCATGTAGGTGTGGTTTCTAAATCAGGAACTTTAACTTATGAAGCGGTAGACCAGGTGGTTAAAGCTGGTTTAGGTATTACAACGGCTATCGGTATCGGTGGTGACCCGATTATTGGAACGCCAACTGTAGAAGCGGTTAAATTGTTAATGAACGATCCTGAAACACACGGTATCATCATGATTGGTGAAATTGGTGGTGGAATGGAAGCAGAAGCTGCCCGTTGGATCAAAGAACATGGTACTAAACCTGTTGTTGGTTTCATCGCTGGTCAAACTGCGCCTCCGGGACGTAGAATGGGCCACGCTGGTGCTATTGTTGGTGGTGCTGATGATACTGCAGCTGCTAAAATGAAAATCATGCGCGAGTGTGGTATCCGTGTAGTAGAAAGTCCTGCTGAAATCGGTGCTGCAATGGCAGAAGAATTAGCAAAATAA
- the rlmF gene encoding 23S rRNA (adenine(1618)-N(6))-methyltransferase RlmF: MAQEEQNNRKEKSELHPRNKHRSRYNFKQLTATSKELKRFVFKNEHNDDSIDFADQNAVKALNRALLKYFYDIQQWDIPQDFLCPPIPGRADYIHYIADLLGSSNKGKNPKGAKINVLDIGVGANCIYPIIGHQEYGWSFVGSEIDPLSVESAKRIVEANKPLQGAVEIRQQSSKMGIFRGIVGRTERFDAVVCNPPFHSSLKEAEQGTRQKWRNLGGNEKEVKHVLNFGGNKAELWCPGGERAFVEQIIIQSAQIKNQVLWFSSLVSKSANLKSIYKNLVKENAFEVRTVQMSQGQKISRFVAWTFHNEAAQAEWVKGWK; the protein is encoded by the coding sequence TTGGCTCAAGAAGAACAAAATAACCGCAAAGAAAAAAGCGAGTTACACCCACGCAACAAACACCGTTCGCGTTACAATTTCAAACAACTTACCGCAACTTCAAAAGAATTAAAACGTTTCGTTTTTAAAAACGAGCACAATGATGATTCTATTGATTTTGCTGATCAAAATGCTGTAAAAGCATTAAATAGAGCATTGTTGAAGTATTTTTACGATATCCAGCAGTGGGATATTCCGCAAGATTTTCTTTGTCCACCTATTCCAGGCAGGGCAGATTATATCCATTATATAGCCGATCTTTTGGGGTCGAGTAATAAGGGTAAAAATCCAAAAGGTGCCAAAATTAATGTACTCGATATCGGCGTTGGAGCCAATTGTATTTACCCGATTATTGGCCACCAGGAATATGGCTGGAGCTTTGTGGGTTCAGAAATAGACCCACTTTCGGTTGAATCGGCAAAACGTATTGTCGAAGCCAACAAGCCTTTACAAGGTGCTGTAGAAATCCGTCAGCAATCATCAAAAATGGGTATTTTTAGAGGGATTGTAGGCAGAACTGAGCGTTTTGATGCCGTTGTTTGCAATCCACCGTTTCACTCATCGTTAAAAGAAGCCGAACAGGGTACCCGTCAGAAATGGCGTAACTTGGGCGGAAATGAAAAAGAAGTAAAACATGTATTAAACTTTGGCGGTAACAAGGCCGAACTTTGGTGCCCTGGTGGCGAACGTGCCTTTGTAGAACAGATCATTATCCAGAGTGCACAAATCAAAAATCAGGTTTTATGGTTCAGCTCACTCGTTTCTAAAAGTGCAAACCTAAAAAGTATCTATAAAAATTTGGTTAAAGAAAATGCCTTTGAAGTACGCACGGTGCAAATGAGCCAGGGACAAAAAATAAGTCGCTTTGTAGCCTGGACTTTCCATAATGAAGCGGCTCAGGCCGAGTGGGTAAAAGGATGGAAATAA
- a CDS encoding isoaspartyl peptidase/L-asparaginase family protein, with amino-acid sequence MKLLKLLTLFLFLALTLQVSAQQKKYVMVIHGGAGTILKKNMTAEKEASYIAVLTQALQAGYAEIKAGKTSLDAVEATIHVMENDPHFNAGKGAVFTHDGRNELDAAIMDGKTLMAGSVAGVTTIKNPISAARAVMEKSEHVMMVGAGAEQFAKEVGLEIVDPKYFWTKERWDGLQKAIKEDSTKAVLDHGNKKSELLGSKNHDYKFGTVGCVALDKAGNLAAGTSTGGMTNKKYGRVGDAPIIGAGTYCNNETAGISCTGWGEFYIRNVVAKTISDLMEYKGLSVAEASKIALDKVGKMGGDGGLIALDKKGNMAMPFNTEGMYRGAITADGKIEVSIYK; translated from the coding sequence ATGAAACTGTTAAAATTACTTACCCTATTCTTGTTTTTAGCTTTAACCTTGCAAGTTTCGGCACAGCAGAAAAAATATGTAATGGTTATTCACGGCGGTGCCGGCACCATCCTTAAAAAGAATATGACTGCTGAAAAGGAAGCCTCTTATATTGCTGTTTTAACGCAAGCCTTACAAGCGGGCTATGCGGAAATTAAAGCTGGGAAAACCAGTTTAGATGCCGTTGAAGCCACTATTCATGTGATGGAAAATGATCCACATTTTAACGCAGGTAAAGGCGCTGTATTTACACATGATGGCAGAAACGAACTTGATGCAGCAATAATGGATGGTAAAACTTTAATGGCTGGGTCGGTTGCCGGGGTAACTACCATTAAAAATCCAATTTCTGCAGCAAGGGCAGTAATGGAAAAATCGGAACATGTAATGATGGTTGGTGCTGGTGCTGAACAGTTTGCAAAAGAAGTGGGGTTGGAAATTGTAGATCCAAAATATTTCTGGACAAAAGAGCGCTGGGACGGTCTGCAAAAAGCAATTAAAGAAGATTCTACAAAAGCGGTATTAGACCATGGCAACAAGAAATCGGAATTACTCGGAAGCAAAAATCACGATTATAAATTCGGTACTGTGGGCTGCGTAGCCTTAGATAAAGCAGGTAACTTAGCCGCAGGAACTTCAACTGGGGGGATGACAAACAAAAAATACGGGCGGGTGGGCGATGCGCCTATTATTGGTGCAGGTACTTATTGCAATAATGAAACGGCTGGTATTTCCTGTACGGGTTGGGGAGAATTTTATATCCGCAATGTGGTGGCCAAAACCATTTCCGATTTAATGGAATATAAAGGCCTATCCGTTGCTGAGGCTTCGAAAATTGCCTTAGATAAAGTAGGGAAAATGGGTGGCGATGGCGGTTTAATCGCTTTAGATAAAAAAGGAAATATGGCTATGCCCTTTAATACCGAGGGAATGTATAGAGGCGCAATTACTGCCGACGGGAAAATTGAAGTCAGTATTTATAAATAA
- a CDS encoding VIT1/CCC1 transporter family protein yields the protein MELEKHYTNRTGWLRAAVLGANDGIISTTSLVIGIAAASDTRSPIVLAAMAGLVAGALSMAAGEYVSVSSQADIEKADLAREKIELETMPEVELKELAKIYVAQGLDEDLAMQVAIKLTEKDALNTHARDELGINEITQPKPLQAAFASGASFISGGILPFLVAFFAPIKSMVFYQYGFAIVFLALSGAIAAKAGGSSIIKGVLRICFWGTVAMVVTALAGYIFGAKTS from the coding sequence ATGGAATTAGAAAAACATTACACCAATAGAACGGGCTGGCTAAGGGCTGCTGTACTTGGTGCCAATGATGGCATTATTTCTACAACCAGTTTGGTTATCGGTATTGCTGCAGCCAGTGATACAAGGAGTCCGATTGTTCTGGCTGCCATGGCTGGATTAGTAGCCGGTGCACTATCTATGGCGGCTGGCGAATATGTTTCGGTGAGTTCGCAAGCTGATATTGAAAAGGCAGATCTGGCCCGTGAGAAAATAGAACTCGAAACCATGCCGGAGGTGGAGTTGAAAGAGCTTGCCAAAATATATGTAGCACAAGGTTTGGATGAAGATTTGGCCATGCAAGTAGCCATAAAGTTGACAGAGAAGGATGCCTTAAACACACATGCCAGAGATGAATTGGGTATTAACGAAATTACGCAGCCAAAACCGCTCCAGGCAGCTTTTGCATCGGGTGCATCTTTTATCAGTGGTGGTATCCTCCCCTTTCTTGTGGCCTTTTTTGCCCCTATAAAATCGATGGTGTTTTATCAATATGGCTTTGCTATCGTTTTCTTAGCGCTATCGGGCGCAATTGCAGCAAAGGCCGGAGGCTCCAGTATCATTAAAGGGGTATTACGGATTTGTTTTTGGGGAACAGTTGCTATGGTAGTAACCGCTTTAGCAGGATATATTTTTGGGGCTAAGACCAGTTAA
- a CDS encoding cupin domain-containing protein yields the protein MIKKLIPIATIFAATFISINARAQGTDTSKYILQNDVDVAKEEPGTHNGGGKTIGFNFFGEAKNLKTVFKKRTLKSGSSIGYHLQKEDEIYYVINGNGTMKMNGKTFAVKPGDAILTRPGSSHGIAPNVGNDLTLLIVYEKK from the coding sequence ATGATCAAGAAACTAATCCCAATCGCAACCATTTTTGCTGCAACTTTCATTTCCATTAATGCACGTGCTCAAGGTACCGATACGAGTAAATATATCCTTCAAAATGATGTTGATGTAGCGAAAGAAGAACCCGGCACGCACAATGGTGGAGGTAAAACCATTGGTTTCAACTTTTTTGGTGAGGCTAAAAACTTAAAAACGGTATTTAAAAAACGTACTTTAAAATCAGGATCTTCTATAGGTTACCATTTGCAAAAGGAGGATGAAATTTATTACGTGATCAACGGAAATGGCACCATGAAAATGAACGGAAAAACTTTTGCTGTTAAACCTGGTGATGCCATTTTAACCCGACCAGGCAGTTCGCATGGCATTGCCCCTAATGTGGGTAACGACTTAACCCTTTTGATTGTTTACGAAAAGAAATGA
- the truA gene encoding tRNA pseudouridine(38-40) synthase TruA: protein MSKKRYFIQLAYDGSLYHGWQTQPNAITVQELLDKAMSVFFRQPIETLGCGRTDAGVHATDFYAHFDVEGVEEAKVLSAVTGINAMLPYQIAAKRIIPVHDDAHARFDATARAYKYYMHFEKNPFKLNRSWLVKDKLDIEAMNNAAALLLNYTDFSCFSKSNTQTFTNNCKVAKAVFEQQEDGLVFTIQADRFLRNMVRAIMGTLVQIGKKEINLADFKTIIESKNRSKAGQSVPACGLYLVKIEYPYIR, encoded by the coding sequence TTGAGTAAAAAAAGGTATTTCATCCAATTGGCTTACGATGGCAGCTTATACCATGGCTGGCAAACCCAACCTAATGCAATTACCGTTCAGGAATTGTTAGATAAGGCTATGTCTGTTTTTTTTAGGCAGCCTATCGAAACTTTAGGCTGCGGCAGAACGGATGCCGGCGTACATGCTACCGATTTTTATGCGCATTTTGATGTTGAAGGTGTAGAAGAGGCAAAGGTTTTAAGTGCGGTAACCGGTATCAACGCCATGCTGCCTTATCAAATTGCAGCAAAGCGGATTATACCGGTACATGATGATGCCCATGCCCGCTTTGATGCTACTGCCCGTGCCTATAAATATTATATGCACTTCGAAAAGAATCCTTTTAAACTTAACCGATCTTGGTTGGTTAAAGATAAATTGGATATAGAAGCGATGAACAATGCCGCGGCACTGTTATTAAATTATACCGATTTCTCGTGTTTTAGTAAATCAAATACGCAAACCTTTACAAACAACTGTAAAGTAGCTAAAGCCGTTTTCGAACAGCAAGAAGATGGATTAGTTTTTACCATTCAGGCCGATCGCTTTTTGCGGAACATGGTAAGAGCTATTATGGGTACTTTAGTACAGATTGGTAAAAAAGAAATAAATTTAGCAGATTTTAAAACAATAATAGAAAGTAAGAACCGCAGTAAGGCCGGTCAATCGGTACCTGCTTGTGGTTTGTATTTAGTGAAGATAGAATATCCTTATATAAGGTAG
- a CDS encoding DUF4293 domain-containing protein, translating into MIQRIQSIWLLLASIIILCLLVVPILTVVNENTGYVLYGTGIKEFKNGVETVSAINTPLLIITVLAGLLSLVNIFNFRNRTLQKRIAIINIVLILGLSFWLFHLAQQIPGGIELAEINPGMFLPLGNIIFTLLAIRSIGQDEKLIRSAERLR; encoded by the coding sequence ATGATACAAAGAATACAATCGATCTGGCTTTTATTAGCATCAATTATAATTTTATGTTTATTAGTTGTTCCTATATTAACAGTTGTTAATGAAAATACAGGTTATGTATTATATGGAACAGGAATTAAAGAATTTAAAAATGGTGTCGAAACTGTATCAGCTATCAATACTCCTCTACTTATTATTACCGTTTTAGCTGGACTACTTAGTTTAGTAAATATTTTCAATTTTAGAAACCGAACATTACAAAAACGAATTGCTATAATAAACATCGTACTAATTCTAGGCCTATCTTTTTGGCTATTTCACTTAGCCCAACAAATTCCTGGAGGCATTGAGCTTGCAGAAATTAATCCAGGTATGTTTCTACCACTTGGCAACATTATTTTTACCCTCCTGGCCATAAGAAGTATTGGACAGGATGAAAAATTAATCCGTTCAGCCGAGCGCCTACGTTAA